Within Streptomyces roseifaciens, the genomic segment GACAGCCGCCCCCGCAGCGGCTACTACACCTTCACCTGCTCCCCGATCGAAGTCGGCGCCACCGAGGCCAAACAGCCCGGCGTCCTCGTCTTCGCCGCGGACGTCACCGACCAGATCGAAGCCGCCGAACGGCTGCGCGCCAGCGAGCGCCGCCAGCGCGAGGCCGCCGTCACCCTCCAGCGCAGCCTCCTCCCGCAAGAGCTCGAACAACCCGACGACCTGCGCGTCGCCGCCACCTACCAGCCCGGCGGCAAGGACACCGCCGTGGGCGGCGACTGGTACGACGTCATCACCCTCGGCGCCGGCCGCACCGCCCTCGTCATCGGCGACGTCATGGGCCGCGGAGTGCGCGCCGCCGCCGTCATGGGCCAGCTCCGCACCGCCGTACGCGCCTACGCCCGCCTCGACCTGCCGCCCCACGAGGTCCTCCAGCTTCTCGACGGCCTCGCCAGCGAAATCGACGCCACACAGATCGCCACCTGCATCTACGCCGTCCACGACCCCAACGAGGGCCGCCTGGTCTACGCCTCCGCAGGCCACCTCCCGATCCTCGTCCGCGACCCCGACGGCACCGTCCGCCGCGCCGCCGAACCCACCGGCCCGCCCCTCGGCACCGGCGGCTGGATGCACACCTCCGGCACCATCCCGCTAGGCCCCGGCTCCAGCGCCGTCCTCTACACCGACGGCCTCGTCGAGCGCCGCACCGAGGACATCGACGAGGGCGTCGCCGCCCTGGAGCGCGCCTTCGCCGGCGCCACCGGCTCGCCCCAGGTCATGTGCGACCGCCTGATCCGCGCCCTCGGCGTGACCGCCGACCACGACGACGACGTCGCCGTCCTCGTCCTCCAGCACCCCGCCCGCACCGGCCACGACGCGGAGCTCTTCCACAACGCCGCCCTGGAGCTCCTCGGCGGCATCGAAGCAGCACCCCGGGCCCGCGCCTTCGCCTCCGGCGTCCTCGTCAGCTGGCGCTTCCCGACCGAGCTGCGCGACCTGGGCGTCCTGGCCGCCAGCGAGCTCGTCGCCAATTCCCTCCAGCACGGCACACCCCCCATGCGGCTGCGCCTGCGCCGCACCGACCGCCGGCTGATCATCGAGGTCACCGACGGCGACGACCACCTCCCGCGGCGCCGCCGCGCCGAGCCCGCCGACGAGGCGGGACGCGGCATCTCGATCATCGCGACGATCGCCTCCT encodes:
- a CDS encoding ATP-binding SpoIIE family protein phosphatase; translated protein: MNFTRWSARLPGTQRRAAARADRKDRTAAPAQPAPAAGGSVPAARAEAAPAPAPAPDGPVPTLDGLSVHDTLGKVPALVAVVYGPEHRIAYVNDAYAALFGARSPGAPAREALPELTELGLLPLMDQVLRSGRPRTVKSRRVTADVNAAMNLAAAPAATPAASDTAPTADVPHQSAATEPDSRPRSGYYTFTCSPIEVGATEAKQPGVLVFAADVTDQIEAAERLRASERRQREAAVTLQRSLLPQELEQPDDLRVAATYQPGGKDTAVGGDWYDVITLGAGRTALVIGDVMGRGVRAAAVMGQLRTAVRAYARLDLPPHEVLQLLDGLASEIDATQIATCIYAVHDPNEGRLVYASAGHLPILVRDPDGTVRRAAEPTGPPLGTGGWMHTSGTIPLGPGSSAVLYTDGLVERRTEDIDEGVAALERAFAGATGSPQVMCDRLIRALGVTADHDDDVAVLVLQHPARTGHDAELFHNAALELLGGIEAAPRARAFASGVLVSWRFPTELRDLGVLAASELVANSLQHGTPPMRLRLRRTDRRLIIEVTDGDDHLPRRRRAEPADEAGRGISIIATIASSWGSRRTPGGGKAVWCEFALPAGHG